One window from the genome of Dasypus novemcinctus isolate mDasNov1 chromosome 26, mDasNov1.1.hap2, whole genome shotgun sequence encodes:
- the KBTBD8 gene encoding kelch repeat and BTB domain-containing protein 8 isoform X2, whose translation MAASADLSKSSPTPNGIPSSDTASEAMDPFHACSILKQLKTMYDEGQLTDIIVEVDHGKTFSCHRNVLAAISPYFRSMFTSGLTESTQKEIRIVGVEAESMDLVLNYAYTSRVILTEANVQALFTAASIFQIPSIQDQCAKYMISHLDPQNSIGVFIFADHYGHQELRDRSKEYIQKKFLCVTKEQEFLQLTKDQLISILDSDDLNVDREEHVYESIIRWFEHEQNEREVHLPEIFAKCIRFPLMENTFIEKIPPRFAQAIAKSCVERGPSNTNGCTQRLGMTASEMIICFDAAHKHSGKKQTVPCLDIVTGRVFKLCKPPNDLREVGILISPDNDIYIAGGYRPSSSEVSIDHKAENDFWMYDHSTNRWLSKPSLLRARIGCKLVYCCGKMYAIGGRVYEGDGRNSLKSVECYDSRENCWTTVCAMPVAMEFHNAVEYKEKIYVLQGEFFLFYEPQKDYWGFLTPMTVPRIQGLAAVYKNSIYYIAGTCGNHQRMFTVEAYDIELNKWTRKKDFPCDQSINPYLKLVLFQNKLHLFVRATQVTVEEHVFRTSRKNSLYQYDDIADQWVKVYETPDRLWDLGRHFECAVAKLYPQCLQKVL comes from the exons ATGGCCGCGTCGGCAG ATTTAAGTAAGTCTTCCCCAACACCGAATGGGATTCCATCTTCAGACACAGCCAGCGAAGCCATGGACCCCTTTCATGCTTGCAGTATTCTTAAGCAACTCAAAACAATGTACGATGAAGGACAGTTGACAGACATTATAGTGGAAGTGGATCACGGGAAAACATTTTCCTGTCATAGAAACGTTCTTGCTGCAATCAGCCCCTACTTCAG ATCCATGTTCACTAGCGGCCTTACAGAAAGTACTCAGAAAGAAATTCGAATAGTCGGTGTTGAAGCGGAATCGATGGATTTAGTGTTGAACTATGCTTATACCTCCAGAGTTATTCTAACGGAGGCCAATGTTCAAGCCTTGTTCACTGCAGCCAGCATCTTTCAGATTCCATCCATTCAAGACCAGTGTGCTAAGTATATGATCAGTCATTTGGACCCACAAAACTCTATTGGAGTTTTCATCTTTGCTGATCATTATGGTCATCAGGAACTCAGAGATCGATCAAAAGAATACATTCAAAAAAAGTTTCTGTGTGTCACCAAAGAACAAGAGTTTCTCCAGTTGACAAAAGACCAACTTATAAGTATACTAGACAGTGATGATTTAAATGTAGACCGAGAAGAGCATGTTTATGAAAGCATTATAAGGTGGTTTGAGCATGAACAGAATGAAAGAGAAGTACATCTTCCAGAAATTTTTGCCAAATGCATACGTTTTCCTCTGATGGAAAATACTTTTATAGAAAAAATTCCACCTCGGTTTGCACAAGCTATAGCCAAAAGCTGTGTAGAAAGAGGACCATCCAATACCAATGGCTGCACGCAGAGGTTAGGAATGACTGCTTCTGAAATGATCATATGTTTTGATGCTGCCCACAAACACTCAGGAAAGAAGCAAACAGTGCCTTGTCTAGATATAGTCACAGGAAGAGTGTTTAAACTATGCAAACCACCAAATGACCTGAGAGAAGTTGGGATTCTTATATCACCAGATAATGACATTTATATTGCAGGTGGGTACAGACCAAGCAGCAGTGAGGTCTCTATAGACCATAAGGCAGAAAATGATTTCTGGATGTATGACCATTCCACCAATAGATGGCTATCCAAACCATCCTTGCTTCGAGCTAGAATAGGCTGCAAACTGGTGTACTGCTGTGGTAAAATGTATGCAATTGGAGGTCGTGTTTACGAAGGTGATGGGAGAAACTCACTGAAATCTGTGGAGTGCTACGACAGTAGAGAGAATTGTTGGACAACTGTTTGCGCAATGCCTGTTGCAATGGAGTTTCATAATGCTGTGGAGTACAAAGAGAAGATCTATGTTTTACAGG gagaatTTTTCCTGTTCTACGAGCCTCAAAAAGACTATTGGGGTTTTTTAACTCCCATGACTGTGCCTAGAATCCAGGGCTTAGCAGCTGTATACAAGAACTCTATCTATTACATAGCTGGAACCTGTGGAAATCACCAACGTATGTTTACTGTAGAGGCGTATGATattgaactaaataaatggactCGCAAGAAGGACTTTCCTTGTGATCAGTCCATAAATCCATACCTTAAACTGGTACTTTTCCAGAATAAACTCCATTTGTTTGTCCGAGCTACTCAAGTGACTGTGGAAGAACATGTCTTCAGAACAAGTAGAAAAAATTCTCTTTACCAATATGATGACATTGCCGACCAGTGGGTGAAAGTGTATGAGACCCCAGATCGGCTCTGGGACCTGGGCCGGCATTTTGAATGTGCTGTTGCCAAACTCTATCCTCAGTGTCTTCAGAAAGTTCTTTAA
- the KBTBD8 gene encoding kelch repeat and BTB domain-containing protein 8 isoform X1, whose product MAASAALALLFLSIADPTSPSHGVVDLSKSSPTPNGIPSSDTASEAMDPFHACSILKQLKTMYDEGQLTDIIVEVDHGKTFSCHRNVLAAISPYFRSMFTSGLTESTQKEIRIVGVEAESMDLVLNYAYTSRVILTEANVQALFTAASIFQIPSIQDQCAKYMISHLDPQNSIGVFIFADHYGHQELRDRSKEYIQKKFLCVTKEQEFLQLTKDQLISILDSDDLNVDREEHVYESIIRWFEHEQNEREVHLPEIFAKCIRFPLMENTFIEKIPPRFAQAIAKSCVERGPSNTNGCTQRLGMTASEMIICFDAAHKHSGKKQTVPCLDIVTGRVFKLCKPPNDLREVGILISPDNDIYIAGGYRPSSSEVSIDHKAENDFWMYDHSTNRWLSKPSLLRARIGCKLVYCCGKMYAIGGRVYEGDGRNSLKSVECYDSRENCWTTVCAMPVAMEFHNAVEYKEKIYVLQGEFFLFYEPQKDYWGFLTPMTVPRIQGLAAVYKNSIYYIAGTCGNHQRMFTVEAYDIELNKWTRKKDFPCDQSINPYLKLVLFQNKLHLFVRATQVTVEEHVFRTSRKNSLYQYDDIADQWVKVYETPDRLWDLGRHFECAVAKLYPQCLQKVL is encoded by the exons ATGGCCGCGTCGGCAG CTCTCGCTCTGCTCTTTCTCAGCATCGCAGATCCAACTTCGCCGTCCCACGGGGTGGTGG ATTTAAGTAAGTCTTCCCCAACACCGAATGGGATTCCATCTTCAGACACAGCCAGCGAAGCCATGGACCCCTTTCATGCTTGCAGTATTCTTAAGCAACTCAAAACAATGTACGATGAAGGACAGTTGACAGACATTATAGTGGAAGTGGATCACGGGAAAACATTTTCCTGTCATAGAAACGTTCTTGCTGCAATCAGCCCCTACTTCAG ATCCATGTTCACTAGCGGCCTTACAGAAAGTACTCAGAAAGAAATTCGAATAGTCGGTGTTGAAGCGGAATCGATGGATTTAGTGTTGAACTATGCTTATACCTCCAGAGTTATTCTAACGGAGGCCAATGTTCAAGCCTTGTTCACTGCAGCCAGCATCTTTCAGATTCCATCCATTCAAGACCAGTGTGCTAAGTATATGATCAGTCATTTGGACCCACAAAACTCTATTGGAGTTTTCATCTTTGCTGATCATTATGGTCATCAGGAACTCAGAGATCGATCAAAAGAATACATTCAAAAAAAGTTTCTGTGTGTCACCAAAGAACAAGAGTTTCTCCAGTTGACAAAAGACCAACTTATAAGTATACTAGACAGTGATGATTTAAATGTAGACCGAGAAGAGCATGTTTATGAAAGCATTATAAGGTGGTTTGAGCATGAACAGAATGAAAGAGAAGTACATCTTCCAGAAATTTTTGCCAAATGCATACGTTTTCCTCTGATGGAAAATACTTTTATAGAAAAAATTCCACCTCGGTTTGCACAAGCTATAGCCAAAAGCTGTGTAGAAAGAGGACCATCCAATACCAATGGCTGCACGCAGAGGTTAGGAATGACTGCTTCTGAAATGATCATATGTTTTGATGCTGCCCACAAACACTCAGGAAAGAAGCAAACAGTGCCTTGTCTAGATATAGTCACAGGAAGAGTGTTTAAACTATGCAAACCACCAAATGACCTGAGAGAAGTTGGGATTCTTATATCACCAGATAATGACATTTATATTGCAGGTGGGTACAGACCAAGCAGCAGTGAGGTCTCTATAGACCATAAGGCAGAAAATGATTTCTGGATGTATGACCATTCCACCAATAGATGGCTATCCAAACCATCCTTGCTTCGAGCTAGAATAGGCTGCAAACTGGTGTACTGCTGTGGTAAAATGTATGCAATTGGAGGTCGTGTTTACGAAGGTGATGGGAGAAACTCACTGAAATCTGTGGAGTGCTACGACAGTAGAGAGAATTGTTGGACAACTGTTTGCGCAATGCCTGTTGCAATGGAGTTTCATAATGCTGTGGAGTACAAAGAGAAGATCTATGTTTTACAGG gagaatTTTTCCTGTTCTACGAGCCTCAAAAAGACTATTGGGGTTTTTTAACTCCCATGACTGTGCCTAGAATCCAGGGCTTAGCAGCTGTATACAAGAACTCTATCTATTACATAGCTGGAACCTGTGGAAATCACCAACGTATGTTTACTGTAGAGGCGTATGATattgaactaaataaatggactCGCAAGAAGGACTTTCCTTGTGATCAGTCCATAAATCCATACCTTAAACTGGTACTTTTCCAGAATAAACTCCATTTGTTTGTCCGAGCTACTCAAGTGACTGTGGAAGAACATGTCTTCAGAACAAGTAGAAAAAATTCTCTTTACCAATATGATGACATTGCCGACCAGTGGGTGAAAGTGTATGAGACCCCAGATCGGCTCTGGGACCTGGGCCGGCATTTTGAATGTGCTGTTGCCAAACTCTATCCTCAGTGTCTTCAGAAAGTTCTTTAA
- the KBTBD8 gene encoding kelch repeat and BTB domain-containing protein 8 isoform X3 → MDPFHACSILKQLKTMYDEGQLTDIIVEVDHGKTFSCHRNVLAAISPYFRSMFTSGLTESTQKEIRIVGVEAESMDLVLNYAYTSRVILTEANVQALFTAASIFQIPSIQDQCAKYMISHLDPQNSIGVFIFADHYGHQELRDRSKEYIQKKFLCVTKEQEFLQLTKDQLISILDSDDLNVDREEHVYESIIRWFEHEQNEREVHLPEIFAKCIRFPLMENTFIEKIPPRFAQAIAKSCVERGPSNTNGCTQRLGMTASEMIICFDAAHKHSGKKQTVPCLDIVTGRVFKLCKPPNDLREVGILISPDNDIYIAGGYRPSSSEVSIDHKAENDFWMYDHSTNRWLSKPSLLRARIGCKLVYCCGKMYAIGGRVYEGDGRNSLKSVECYDSRENCWTTVCAMPVAMEFHNAVEYKEKIYVLQGEFFLFYEPQKDYWGFLTPMTVPRIQGLAAVYKNSIYYIAGTCGNHQRMFTVEAYDIELNKWTRKKDFPCDQSINPYLKLVLFQNKLHLFVRATQVTVEEHVFRTSRKNSLYQYDDIADQWVKVYETPDRLWDLGRHFECAVAKLYPQCLQKVL, encoded by the exons ATGGACCCCTTTCATGCTTGCAGTATTCTTAAGCAACTCAAAACAATGTACGATGAAGGACAGTTGACAGACATTATAGTGGAAGTGGATCACGGGAAAACATTTTCCTGTCATAGAAACGTTCTTGCTGCAATCAGCCCCTACTTCAG ATCCATGTTCACTAGCGGCCTTACAGAAAGTACTCAGAAAGAAATTCGAATAGTCGGTGTTGAAGCGGAATCGATGGATTTAGTGTTGAACTATGCTTATACCTCCAGAGTTATTCTAACGGAGGCCAATGTTCAAGCCTTGTTCACTGCAGCCAGCATCTTTCAGATTCCATCCATTCAAGACCAGTGTGCTAAGTATATGATCAGTCATTTGGACCCACAAAACTCTATTGGAGTTTTCATCTTTGCTGATCATTATGGTCATCAGGAACTCAGAGATCGATCAAAAGAATACATTCAAAAAAAGTTTCTGTGTGTCACCAAAGAACAAGAGTTTCTCCAGTTGACAAAAGACCAACTTATAAGTATACTAGACAGTGATGATTTAAATGTAGACCGAGAAGAGCATGTTTATGAAAGCATTATAAGGTGGTTTGAGCATGAACAGAATGAAAGAGAAGTACATCTTCCAGAAATTTTTGCCAAATGCATACGTTTTCCTCTGATGGAAAATACTTTTATAGAAAAAATTCCACCTCGGTTTGCACAAGCTATAGCCAAAAGCTGTGTAGAAAGAGGACCATCCAATACCAATGGCTGCACGCAGAGGTTAGGAATGACTGCTTCTGAAATGATCATATGTTTTGATGCTGCCCACAAACACTCAGGAAAGAAGCAAACAGTGCCTTGTCTAGATATAGTCACAGGAAGAGTGTTTAAACTATGCAAACCACCAAATGACCTGAGAGAAGTTGGGATTCTTATATCACCAGATAATGACATTTATATTGCAGGTGGGTACAGACCAAGCAGCAGTGAGGTCTCTATAGACCATAAGGCAGAAAATGATTTCTGGATGTATGACCATTCCACCAATAGATGGCTATCCAAACCATCCTTGCTTCGAGCTAGAATAGGCTGCAAACTGGTGTACTGCTGTGGTAAAATGTATGCAATTGGAGGTCGTGTTTACGAAGGTGATGGGAGAAACTCACTGAAATCTGTGGAGTGCTACGACAGTAGAGAGAATTGTTGGACAACTGTTTGCGCAATGCCTGTTGCAATGGAGTTTCATAATGCTGTGGAGTACAAAGAGAAGATCTATGTTTTACAGG gagaatTTTTCCTGTTCTACGAGCCTCAAAAAGACTATTGGGGTTTTTTAACTCCCATGACTGTGCCTAGAATCCAGGGCTTAGCAGCTGTATACAAGAACTCTATCTATTACATAGCTGGAACCTGTGGAAATCACCAACGTATGTTTACTGTAGAGGCGTATGATattgaactaaataaatggactCGCAAGAAGGACTTTCCTTGTGATCAGTCCATAAATCCATACCTTAAACTGGTACTTTTCCAGAATAAACTCCATTTGTTTGTCCGAGCTACTCAAGTGACTGTGGAAGAACATGTCTTCAGAACAAGTAGAAAAAATTCTCTTTACCAATATGATGACATTGCCGACCAGTGGGTGAAAGTGTATGAGACCCCAGATCGGCTCTGGGACCTGGGCCGGCATTTTGAATGTGCTGTTGCCAAACTCTATCCTCAGTGTCTTCAGAAAGTTCTTTAA